Below is a window of Gammaproteobacteria bacterium DNA.
GTCGAGCCCGCGCAGACGGCGCGGGAGGATGTGGGGCGCGCGATGGGCGCGATCGCATCGCAGATCGCCCGGGAGGCGAGATACACGCTGAACGACCGCGCCACGGCCGAAGCCGCGGAGGCGCTCGACACCACCCGGCGTCCTGACGACGCGCTCGGCACTCTGCTGGAAACCTGGGCGAGAGCCGCTCGCGCGCCGCTGGTCCTTCTGATCGACGAGATCGACTCGCTGGTGGGTGATACGCTGGTATCGGTGCTGCGGCAGTTGCGGGCGGGTTACGTGCGCCGGCCGGAGGGATTCCCCCAGAGCGTCGTGCTTTGCGGAGTTCGCGACGTGCGCGACTACCGAATCCGGGCCGGCTCGGAGAAGAACGTCATCACGGGCGGGAGCGCCTTCAACGTCAAGGCGAGGTCGCTACGGATGGGGGACTTCGGCCGCGCCGAGGTCGAGGACCTGCTGGGGCAACACACCGCCGAAACCGGCCAACGATTCGCGCACGGGGCCGTCCGGGCCGTGTGGGAGCAGACCCGCGGACAGCCTTGGCTGGTCAACGCGCTCGCGCTGGAGATGTGCTTTTTGGCGGGGGTGCCGAGGGAGCCCGGGGAACCCTTCACGGAGAGCGATGTCTTCGCTGCGCGCGAGGCGCTGATCCTACGGCGCGACACGCATCTTGACCAGTTGGCGGACAAGCTGCGCGAGCCCCGCGTGCGCCGGGTGATCGAGCCCCTGATGGGCGGCGGGGACGCGGAGTACAGCGACCGTGACTTCGAGTACGTGCGCGATCTCGGGCTGGTCGCGCCGGGCCGGACGCTGCGCGTGGCGAATCCCATCTACGGCGAGGTGCTCCCTCGCGAGTTGACGTGGGTCCTCCAGCACGAAATCGCGCCCCAGGAGACCGCATGGTACGTGCGCTCCGACGGGAGTCTGGACATGGACGGCCTGCTTGCCGCCTTCCAAGAGTTCTTCCGGCAGAACTCCGAGCACTGGATCCGGCGGGCTCAGTACACGGAGGCCGGGCCGCAGTTGGTGCTCCAGGCTTTTCTGCACCGGGTCGTGAACGCCACGGGACGGATCGAGCGGGAGTACGCGCTGGGGAGCCGCCGCGTGGACCTGCTGGTCGTGTGGCCCCGCGAGGGAGGACGGGAGGAACGGATCGTCGTCGAGTGCAAGCTGGTAAAGGAAGGACGGTCCATGTCGCGAACAGTCGAAGTGGGACTCGAACAGACGAAGCGCTACATGGACATCAGCGGAACGGAAGCGGGCCATCTCGTCGTCTTCGACTTGCGTCCGGGAAGGAGCTGGGCGGAGAGGATCTTCCGGGAGGAGCGCAAGCGGGGCGGTGCCTTGGTCACAGTCTGGGGAGCCTGACGCGATGGCTGCGGCCGCCGACGCAGGCGGGGCTAGCAACCGACGCAAGCTCATCGAGGTTGCGTTGCCTCTCGATGCAATCAATGCGGCATCGAGGCGCGAGAAGTCCATCCGCCACGGTCATCCGAGCACGCTCCACCTCTGGTGGGCGAG
It encodes the following:
- a CDS encoding AAA family ATPase, whose product is MRKFNTAGPIRPALHYHIPPLDRLALPEVLGLVRDERYFVLHAPRQTGKTTALLALRGLLNGGEAGEYRCAYINVEPAQTAREDVGRAMGAIASQIAREARYTLNDRATAEAAEALDTTRRPDDALGTLLETWARAARAPLVLLIDEIDSLVGDTLVSVLRQLRAGYVRRPEGFPQSVVLCGVRDVRDYRIRAGSEKNVITGGSAFNVKARSLRMGDFGRAEVEDLLGQHTAETGQRFAHGAVRAVWEQTRGQPWLVNALALEMCFLAGVPREPGEPFTESDVFAAREALILRRDTHLDQLADKLREPRVRRVIEPLMGGGDAEYSDRDFEYVRDLGLVAPGRTLRVANPIYGEVLPRELTWVLQHEIAPQETAWYVRSDGSLDMDGLLAAFQEFFRQNSEHWIRRAQYTEAGPQLVLQAFLHRVVNATGRIEREYALGSRRVDLLVVWPREGGREERIVVECKLVKEGRSMSRTVEVGLEQTKRYMDISGTEAGHLVVFDLRPGRSWAERIFREERKRGGALVTVWGA